One part of the Coffea eugenioides isolate CCC68of chromosome 10, Ceug_1.0, whole genome shotgun sequence genome encodes these proteins:
- the LOC113749147 gene encoding serine carboxypeptidase-like 42: MGMAWHCISLLVILAGLMVRGNGFPAEDFVEALPGQPKVGFKQYAGYIDVDVKAGRSLFYYFVEAEKDPDQKPLALWLNGGPGCSSIGGGAFTEFGPFFPRGDGRALRRNKMSWNRASNLLFVESPAGVGWSYSNTSSDYNTGDANTARDMHIFMMEWFKKFPSFRSRALFLTGESYAGHYIPQLAVALLDHNADSKDFKFNIKGVAMGNPLLKLDRDVPATYEYFWSHGMISDEVGLAIMNNCDFEDYTYPSPHNVTEACNSAISQANQIVGDYINNYDVILDVCYPSIVEQELRLKKLATKISLGVDVCMTYERRFYFNLPEVQKALHANRTNLPHGWSMCNDDLNYTQADGSLDMLPLLKQILQSGIPVWVFSGDQDSVVPLLGSRTLVRELAHDLHLQTTVPYGAWFHKRQVGGWVTEYGNLLTFATVRGAAHMVPFAQPSRALHLFSSFVRGWRLPNTTQTRMDD, from the exons ATGGGAATGGCATGGCATTGCATTTCATTGTTGGTGATATTAGCGGGGCTGATGGTTCGTGGGAATGGATTTCCAGCTGAGGATTTTGTGGAGGCTTTGCCTGGGCAGCCTAAAGTTGGATTCAAGCAATATGCAGGGTATATTGATGTGGATGTCAAAGCTGGGAGAAGCTTGTTTTATTACTTTGTTGAAGCTGAGAAGGACCCTGATCAGAAACCTCTTGCTCTCTGGCTCAATGGAG GCCCCGGTTGCTCATCAATTGGTGGGGGAGCCTTCACAGAATTCGGTCCCTTCTTTCCAAGAGGTGATGGCCGAGCCCTTAGAAGAAATAAGATGTCATGGAATAGAG CATCAAATCTCCTTTTTGTCGAGTCCCCAGCAGGAGTAGGATGGTCATATTCAAATACAAGTTCAGATTACAACACTGGTGATGCCAATACAG CGCGGGATATGCACATATTTATGATGGAATGGTTCAAGAAGTTTCCCTCATTCAGATCCAGAGCTTTGTTTCTCACTGGAGAAAGCTATGCAG GTCATTACATTCCACAGCTGGCTGTTGCTCTGCTGGACCATAATGCAGATTCTAAAGATTTCAAGTTCAATATCAAAGGAGTTGCG ATGGGAAATCCACTCCTCAAATTGGATCGTGATGTTCCAGCAACATATGAGTACTTTTGGTCCCATGGGATGATTTCTGATGAGGTTGGCCTGGCTATAATGAACAACTGTGATTTTGAAGACTATACCTACCCTAGTCCCCACAATGTCACAGAAGCATGTAATTCTGCCATATCTCAAGCAAACCAAATTGTTGGAGACTATATAAACAATTATGATGTTATTCTTGATGTATGTTATCCATCAATAGTAGAGCAAGAGCTGCGACTAAAGAAACTG GCTACTAAGATTAGTCTAGGAGTTGATGTGTGCATGACTTATGAAAGGCGTTTCTACTTTAATCTTCCTGAAGTCCAGAAGGCTCTTCATGCAAATAGGACCAATTTACCACATGGCTGGTCCATGTGCAATGA TGATCTTAATTACACTCAAGCTGATGGAAGCTTGGACATGCTTCCATTGCTTAAGCAAATACTACAGAGTGGCATTCCAGTGTGGGTTTTTAg TGGTGATCAAGATTCTGTTGTACCATTGCTTGGCTCCCGGACACTCGTTCGTGAACTTGCTCATGATTTGCACTTGCAAACTACAGTCCCATACGGAGCTTGGTTTCACAAGCGTCAG GTGGGTGGTTGGGTAACTGAGTATGGAAATCTGTTAACCTTTGCAACTGTAAGGGGTGCTGCTCATATGGTACCTTTCGCTCAGCCTTCAAGGGCTCTGCATCTTTTCAGTTCATTTGTGCGAGGCTGGAGATTACCAAATACAACACAGACCAGGATGGATGATTGA
- the LOC113750796 gene encoding pentatricopeptide repeat-containing protein At3g09040, mitochondrial, whose translation MRYTTRFKLPQLRRSSSSLPHHRNFSANPLRNLPQTQSSEPILLQSQEIYKLVLEKCLRECRKIQSRRLFDEMPQKLIFSLKAGKTIHSYSLKLGFASKGSLGGAIVDLYSKCGDMEFAEKAFFLLEKKDNLAWNSIVSLYSRKGLLKNVMERFSAMRKSGEAPPNQFTYAIVLSVCARLMHVDLGKQVHCSIVKTGYEFDSFCGGALVDMFSKTGNLDDARRIFDDLIEPDTVSWTAMISGYVHAGFPEEALELFEEMRSSGQVPDQVAFGTVINACVRLGRLDDAWHLFSDMPNKNVVTWNVMISGHCKVGYEMDAVKFFLDMIKAGIKPTRSTLGSVLSAIAGVASLELGVQVHAKAIKQGLDANVYVGSSLINMYAKCKRMEAAKQVFNGVSEKNDVIWNALLGGYAQNGHACEVVELFTSMTIAGFQHDEFTYTSILSACSSLENVEMGCQLHSALIKRKYALNLFVGNALVDMYAKCGALKDARKQFELMTTRDNVSWNAIIVGCVQEAEEGEAFDMFHAMILGGIAPDEVSLASILSACASVQALDKGEQVHCLLIKYGLETSLYTGSSLIDMYSKCGVIGAATEVFSCMPERSVVSTNALIAGYALSNIDCAGSIFKYMLAEGLKPSEVTFASLLDACSDPSKMCLGKQIHCFILKLGISINDEFLAISLLQMYLNSQIETEAIVLFSELPVPKSTVLWTALISGLAQNSYSDEALKFYQEMRLCNAMPDQATFASVLKACSILASLQNGRKIHSLVVQTGLNEDELTGSALLDMYAKCGDVRSSECIFDEMVTRNDVITWNSMIVGFAKNGYAKNAFKIFEQMKQTNVKPDEVTFLGILTACSHAGMVSEGQRIFHDMVAVYGVQPRLDHYACMIDIFGRWGFLMEAEDFIEKLSFEPDSMIWAPFLSACRLHGDETRGKHAAEKLIELEPQNSSPYVLLSNIYAALSNWDEVNSLRRDMNEKGVRKSPGCSWITVGEETNYFIAGDKLHRSAGKIYAILTDLMEVMGDESCFSEIQFFMVEG comes from the coding sequence ATGCGTTACACAACCCGCTTCAAGCTACCGCAGCTCCGAAGAAGCTCTTCATCCCTCCCTCACCACCGCAATTTCTCAGCAAACCCGCTTAGGAATTTGCCCCAGACTCAATCCTCTGAACCCATATTACTTCAAAGTCAAGAAATTTATAAGCTAGTATTGGAGAAATGCTTACGAGAGTGCAGGAAAATCCAATCCCGCCGACTGTTCGACGAAATGCCTCAGAAACTGATTTTTTCTTTGAAAGCGGGGAAAACAATCCATTCTTACAGCTTGAAGCTTGGGTTCGCATCAAAAGGTTCACTTGGAGGTGCCATTGTGGATTTGTACTCCAAATGTGGAGATATGGAGTTTGCAGAAAAGGCTTTCTTTCTGCTGGAGAAGAAGGATAATTTGGCTTGGAATTCGATAGTATCATTGTATTCGAGAAAGGGGTTGCTGAAAAATGTAATGGAACGATTTTCCGCGATGCGGAAGTCGGGGGAAGCACCACCCAATCAGTTTACTTATGCTATCGTCTTGTCTGTTTGTGCTAGGTTGATGCATGTTGACTTGGGGAAGCAAGTGCATTGTAGCATTGTAAAAACTGGGTATGAGTTTGATTCATTTTGTGGGGGTGCTCTAGTTGATATGTTTTCAAAAACTGGGAATCTGGATGATGCTAGAAGGATATTTGATGACTTGATTGAACCTGATACTGTCTCTTGGACAGCGATGATATCAGGGTATGTGCATGCTGGTTTTCCTGAGGAGGCGCTAGAATTGTTTGAGGAGATGCGGAGCTCAGGCCAGGTGCCAGACCAGGTTGCATTTGGGACTGTCATAAATGCTTGTGTTAGGCTTGGAAGGCTTGATGATGCTTGGCATTTGTTTTCAGACATGCCTAATAAAAATGTAGTCACGTGGAATGTGATGATTTCTGGACATTGTAAGGTTGGTTATGAGATGGACGCTGTGAAATTCTTTCTGGATATGATAAAAGCTGGCATTAAACCGACACGATCCACACTGGGAAGTGTATTAAGTGCTATTGCAGGTGTGGCAAGCCTTGAGCTTGGTGTCCAGGTTCATGCTAAGGCAATAAAGCAGGGGTTGGATGCGAATGTTTATGTGGGTAGTTCCTTGATTAACATGTATGCAAAGTGTAAGCGAATGGAAGCTGCAAAGCAAGTATTTAATGGAgtaagtgagaaaaatgatgtGATATGGAATGCATTGCTTGGAGGGTATGCACAAAATGGACACGCTTGTGAAGTTGTTGAGTTATTTACGAGTATGACAATTGCTGGTTTCCAACATGATGAATTTACATACACTAGTATCCTAAGCGCTTGTTCTTCTTTAGAAAATGTGGAGATGGGATGCCAATTACATTCAGCtctaatcaagagaaaatatgcTTTGAATTTATTTGTGGGAAATGCACTGGTGGACATGTATGCAAAATGTGGGGCTTTAAAGGATGCAAGGAAACAATTTGAGCTCATGACAACACGAGATAATGTTTCATGGAATGCAATTATTGTGGGATGTGTCCAGGAAGCGGAAGAAGGAGAGGCTTTTGACATGTTTCATGCAATGATATTGGGAGGGATTGCACCTGATGAAGTGTCTTTAGCTAGCATACTTAGTGCTTGTGCTAGTGTACAAGCTCTTGATAAAGGAGAACAAGTGCACTGTTTGTTGATCAAATATGGTCTGGAAACAAGCCTTTATACTGGAAGCTCACTTATTGACATGTACTCGAAGTGTGGGGTTATTGGGGCAGCAACAGAAGTATTCTCTTGCATGCCTGAAAGGAGTGTGGTCTCCACGAATGCTTTAATTGCTGGTTACGCCCTAAGTAACATAGACTGTGCAGGAAGTATATTCAAATATATGCTGGCTGAAGGTCTAAAACCATCCGAAGTTACCTTTGCCAGCCTTCTGGATGCATGCAGTGATCCCAGTAAAATGTGTCTTGGTAAACAAATCCACTGTTTTATTCTAAAGTTGGGCATCTCAATAAATGATGAATTCTTGGCTATTTCTCTGTTACAAATGTATTTGAATTCTCAAATAGAAACAGAAGCTATTGTTCTTTTCAGTGAGTTACCAGTTCCAAAGAGCACAGTTTTGTGGACTGCCTTAATATCAGGACTTGCTCAGAATAGCTATAGTGATGAGGCCTTAAAGTTTTATCAGGAAATGCGGTTATGCAATGCTATGCCTGACCAAGCTACATTTGCCAGCGTTCTTAAAGCCTGTTCTATATTAGCATCTTTGCAGAATGGTAGAAAGATCCATTCTCTAGTTGTTCAAACTGGACTTAATGAGGACGAATTGACAGGAAGTGCTCTTCTTGACATGTATGCCAAATGTGGGGATGTTAGGAGTTCAGAGTGCATATTTGATGAGATGGTTACCAGGAATGACGTCATCACATGGAACTCAATGATAGTTGGATTTGCAAAAAATGGTTATGCTAAAAATGCCTTTAAAATCTTTGAACAGATGAAGCAGACAAATGTAAAGCCTGATGAAGTTACATTCCTTGGTATCCTTACAGCATGTAGTCATGCTGGTATGGTATCTGAAGGCCAACGAATATTTCATGATATGGTTGCCGTATATGGGGTTCAACCAAGGTTGGACCACTATGCTTGCATGATTGACATTTTTGGACGTTGGGGCTTCCTCATGGAAGCTGAGGATTTCATTGAGAAACTAAGTTTTGAACCTGACTCAATGATTTGGGCACCGTTTCTTTCAGCCTGCAGATTACATGGGGATGAGACAAGAGGAAAGCATGCAGCAGAGAAACTCATTGAGCTGGAGCCCCAAAATTCTTCTCCTTATGTTCTGCTATCGAATATTTATGCTGCATTAAGTAACTGGGATGAGGTTAACTCTTTGAGGAGGGACATGAACGAAAAAGGTGTGAGAAAATCCCCTGGATGCAGTTGGATAACTGTAGGTGAGGAGACAAATTACTTCATTGCAGGTGATAAACTTCATCGTAGTGCTGGTAAAATCTATGCAATTTTGACAGATTTGATGGAAGTAATGGGAGATGAGAGTTGTTTTTCTGAAATTCAGTTTTTTATGGTTGAAGGGTGA